The proteins below come from a single Psychrobacter sp. FDAARGOS_221 genomic window:
- the putP gene encoding sodium/proline symporter PutP — MNGISSGVLISLGLYFLLMIGIGIWAYFKAENDSAGYMLGGRNLSPGVAALSAGASDMSGWLLLGLPGYMYSSGVVSIWIALGLTMGAFANYILVAPRLRVYTEIADNAITLPDYFANRFEDKSHLLRVISAIVIILFFTVYTAASLAGGGKLFDSALGMTYSTGLWVTAGVVVAYTLFGGFLAVSTTDFVQGVIMLFAMIIVPIVAFTDLGGVGATTTAIRNIDPEILNIFSGMTFFGILSLLAWGLGYFGQPHIIVRFMAIRSVKDVPKARNIGMSWMIVSLIGALMTGFAGRAYVQKTAMTLDDPETIFLVFTNFLFHPLVSGFLLAAILAAIMSTISSQLLVVSSSLTRDVYKLFFDRDAPEARQVLVGRISVVLVAVVAIFLASDPDSSVLSLVSNAWAGFGAAFGPLVVISLMWKRMNRNGALAGMIVGAVTVIIWVYGGFQTADGTALNDWLYAIIPGFILSSIAIVIGSLATAEPSAHIRAKYEEMEDML; from the coding sequence ATGAATGGAATATCTTCAGGCGTGCTTATATCGCTCGGCCTATATTTCTTATTAATGATTGGCATTGGTATTTGGGCCTACTTCAAGGCCGAGAACGACTCAGCAGGCTACATGCTGGGTGGTCGTAACCTAAGTCCAGGTGTTGCTGCGCTTTCAGCAGGGGCATCAGACATGTCAGGTTGGTTATTACTGGGTCTACCCGGCTATATGTATAGCTCAGGTGTGGTCAGTATTTGGATTGCCCTAGGTTTGACAATGGGTGCCTTCGCAAACTACATCTTAGTGGCACCGAGACTGCGTGTTTATACCGAAATTGCAGACAACGCCATCACCCTTCCCGATTACTTTGCTAACCGATTTGAAGACAAATCGCATCTGCTTAGAGTCATCTCAGCCATCGTTATTATCTTATTCTTTACGGTTTATACCGCAGCCAGTTTGGCCGGTGGCGGCAAGCTATTCGATAGCGCATTGGGCATGACTTATAGCACAGGCTTATGGGTCACTGCTGGTGTGGTTGTGGCTTACACCTTATTTGGCGGCTTCTTGGCCGTATCAACCACTGACTTTGTGCAGGGTGTGATCATGTTATTTGCCATGATCATCGTACCTATTGTTGCCTTTACTGATTTGGGCGGCGTTGGTGCAACTACGACTGCTATCCGTAACATCGATCCTGAAATACTAAATATTTTTAGTGGCATGACATTCTTTGGTATCTTGTCACTGTTGGCTTGGGGTCTAGGTTACTTCGGTCAACCACACATTATTGTTCGCTTTATGGCCATTCGCTCAGTAAAAGATGTGCCAAAAGCGCGTAACATTGGTATGAGCTGGATGATTGTCAGCCTTATTGGTGCATTAATGACAGGTTTCGCTGGTCGTGCTTATGTGCAAAAGACAGCCATGACCTTGGATGACCCTGAGACTATTTTCTTAGTATTCACTAACTTCTTATTCCACCCACTGGTATCTGGTTTCTTATTAGCGGCTATTTTAGCGGCCATTATGAGTACCATTTCTTCACAGTTATTGGTGGTATCAAGCTCGTTAACCCGTGACGTTTATAAGCTATTTTTTGATAGAGATGCACCAGAAGCACGTCAAGTATTGGTTGGCCGTATTTCAGTCGTACTGGTCGCTGTGGTTGCTATCTTCTTAGCCTCAGATCCAGACAGCTCTGTACTATCATTGGTTTCTAACGCTTGGGCTGGCTTCGGTGCTGCCTTTGGTCCACTGGTTGTAATCAGCTTAATGTGGAAGCGTATGAACCGTAATGGTGCCCTAGCGGGTATGATTGTCGGTGCAGTAACCGTTATCATTTGGGTATATGGCGGCTTTCAAACCGCAGATGGTACGGCGTTAAATGACTGGTTATATGCCATTATCCCAGGCTTTATCTTAAGCTCAATTGCGATCGTTATTGGTAGTCTTGCAACGGCTGAACCAAGCGCGCATATCAGAGCCAAATATGAAGAGATGGAAGATATGCTTTAA
- a CDS encoding surface lipoprotein assembly modifier → MTQSHFLKNVTATALLLSMVYTPLAYAADDTSNDFAGIGEGATDQASELERLERQNAVLDKTVPTAKVTTSELKSALEQRRPQQVAQSYDLEALKADPVAFTKYLNAALAAQDMATVKALLPHYKGLQVNDPMLINFADALVYRSEGQNKKAIAIYKDMLAENPDFHPVRLNMAQALYADKQYAAAQDQLQKLRGADIPEPVMARVTGLIERIEQQEEWRFNASVSYVEDDNLNDVPEKQMTGKLGTTPKPESGNGLQVSASASKRINLPKNYYAELGGNAFVKGYWNASEYNDYLLTASAGVGYDDAKNDFSVTPFVTKRYYGEDPYSWRKGVTLKASRWVQPKFKLTATGIFSNETFDDNNNKNRETDGRFYGLNGLYIQDANQYFYGGIGHYENDVPKASIISYDRNSVNIGWGREWGQGVSTLATVGYGVKKYDDPAEDLSEGALVNYYSTFGGEPGSRREDKTKSIGLQIWKRDLTLLGLTPRLVLDYDKTSSNFAYYDDRDDKTATVMLTKTF, encoded by the coding sequence ATGACACAATCGCATTTTTTAAAGAATGTTACCGCCACTGCGCTTTTATTAAGCATGGTATATACACCACTGGCTTATGCGGCAGACGACACCAGTAATGATTTTGCTGGTATTGGAGAGGGCGCAACTGACCAAGCATCAGAGCTTGAACGTCTAGAAAGACAAAACGCAGTACTTGATAAAACAGTACCGACTGCCAAAGTCACCACCTCTGAGCTGAAAAGTGCACTGGAACAGCGTCGACCACAGCAGGTAGCACAAAGCTATGACTTAGAAGCGCTAAAAGCGGATCCCGTTGCTTTCACTAAGTACTTAAATGCCGCTTTAGCTGCACAAGATATGGCCACTGTTAAAGCGCTACTCCCTCATTATAAAGGACTACAAGTCAACGACCCGATGTTGATTAATTTTGCCGATGCCTTGGTATATCGCAGTGAGGGTCAGAATAAAAAAGCCATTGCCATCTATAAAGATATGTTGGCTGAAAACCCAGACTTCCATCCAGTACGATTGAACATGGCACAAGCCTTATATGCAGATAAGCAATATGCTGCTGCACAAGACCAGTTGCAAAAGTTAAGAGGTGCAGACATTCCTGAGCCAGTTATGGCACGAGTGACTGGCTTGATAGAGCGTATTGAGCAGCAAGAAGAGTGGCGATTCAATGCATCGGTTAGTTATGTAGAAGACGATAACTTAAATGATGTGCCTGAAAAGCAAATGACCGGCAAGTTGGGTACAACGCCGAAGCCGGAATCAGGCAATGGCTTACAAGTATCTGCCAGTGCTAGCAAACGTATTAATTTACCTAAAAACTACTATGCAGAGCTTGGCGGTAATGCTTTTGTTAAAGGTTATTGGAATGCCAGTGAGTATAACGATTATCTATTAACCGCTTCTGCGGGTGTCGGCTATGATGATGCCAAAAATGACTTCTCTGTAACGCCATTTGTGACCAAGCGTTATTATGGTGAAGACCCATACAGCTGGCGTAAAGGGGTGACTTTAAAAGCATCAAGATGGGTTCAGCCTAAGTTCAAACTAACCGCAACCGGTATCTTCTCTAACGAAACCTTTGATGACAATAACAATAAAAACCGTGAAACCGATGGTCGTTTTTATGGTTTAAATGGCTTATATATTCAAGATGCGAATCAGTACTTTTATGGTGGTATTGGCCATTATGAAAATGATGTGCCAAAAGCCAGCATTATTAGTTATGACCGAAATTCAGTCAATATTGGTTGGGGGCGTGAATGGGGTCAAGGCGTATCAACCTTAGCTACTGTCGGCTATGGGGTTAAAAAATATGACGACCCTGCTGAGGATCTTTCAGAAGGCGCCTTAGTTAACTATTACAGTACCTTTGGTGGCGAGCCGGGTAGCCGACGTGAAGATAAGACCAAGTCGATCGGTTTACAAATCTGGAAGCGTGACTTGACACTTCTGGGTCTAACGCCACGCTTGGTGCTTGATTATGATAAGACCAGCAGTAACTTTGCTTATTATGATGACAGAGATGATAAAACAGCAACGGTTATGTTAACTAAAACCTTCTAA